In Lycium ferocissimum isolate CSIRO_LF1 chromosome 3, AGI_CSIRO_Lferr_CH_V1, whole genome shotgun sequence, the genomic window GGAATATATTGGATAATGTCATTCTTGCACATAAACTACTTAAAGGTTATATGCAGAAATTCATCTCTCCTAGATGCATGATAAAAATAGACAGAAGAAAGGCATATGATTCAGTTAAGTGGGGATTTCTAAGGATGCTATTAATAGAGTTTGGATTTCCTTACAAAATGATTAATTTGATTATGGAGTTTGTGAGTACAATTAGCTATTCCTTAATAGTTAATGGTTTTCCATGGTGATGAAATATCTTAATAGATCATTGAAGCAACTTAGACTGAACCCCAATTTTAACTGTCATTCAAGATGCTCTAAATTGGAGGTAGTTCACATATGCTTTGCTGATGACCTGCTAATGTGTTGTAGAGCATACGAATGGTTTATAGATCTGATGCTGCAAGCTTTTAATCATTTATCTACTGTATCGGGACTTCAAGAAAATATGGAAAGGGTTCCTTATATATAGATGGTGTCTCAAGGGAATTCAGGGAGCAACTGATCCCAGATCTTCAGTTCACACTTGGCTCACTACCTTTCAAATACCTAGGTGTGCCCTTATCATCTAGGAAGCTTACAATCAACCAATGTATGCAGCTAGTGGAAAAGATTATAACAAGGATCAGATGTTGGTCTTCTAAATTCCGCTCATATTCAGGAAGATTACAACTGATCAATAGTGTGTTGTTTGAAATACAAACATATTGGGCACAAGTATTTCTATTGCCCAAAAAGGTTTACAAGGAGATGTTGTTTGCAGGAAATTTTATGGCATGGGACCAATGACAACAGCAACAAAGCTCTTGTAGTTTGGGACAGGTTATGTCAAATTAAATCCTCAGGTGGTCTGAATATTATTGATTCGGTGACTTGGAACAAAGCAGCTATCAGTAAACTTTTGTGGACTCTGACTAAGAAGAAAGACACTCTGTGGATAcgcaacatatacataaagaatTAGGATATTCAACGAATGAAGATTCCAAAGCGAGCAAGTTGGCTAGTGAGGAAGATATTTGATATCAAGAAATGGTTTTCATTAGGGACCCAGAATATAAATGCATATGTGACTGGCAATAAATTTAGCATCAAGAAAGCATATATGGCATTATTACCAGTTTGGCCTAGGTCCCTTGGAAGTCTTTGGCAATGTTAAAAGGTGCTCTTCCTAGACATCACTTTATTATATGGCTGGCAATCCAAAGAAGGTTATCGACAGTAGACAGGCTGCTAAAATGGGGCATTCTAAGTCCCTACAAGTTGTATCCTATGTGGGGAGGATCAAGTAGAAACACATGACCGTTTGTTCTTTGAGTGTCACTACTCTAATCATATGGCAACAGATGCTTCCCTGGTTAAGAGTTAACAGACAGATAGATGTTGAAGTGTTGTGGATATCTCAGAAAACAAAGACCAGGAACCAATTCTGGACAATTCTGGGAGTGGGTTTGCAGCCGTAGTCTATACCATCTGGAATGAAAGGAACAACAGGAGATTTCAACAGGGAGGCAAAGGCAAGGTGGATAGAGTAAAAGAGATCATCCTACTAATTCATATAGTTGGACAGAAACACTGTAAATGGTTACCAATACTTGACAAATTTAACAGTCCTTGTTAGGAATATGTAAAGTCAATTCACCCTTCCTAGAAGGTGGAATCGGACTAGTGAGGCTAATGTTTTCTTAGAGAATATCTTTGCTTAGACCTGACTCTAGAGTACAAAAGAGCGGGTGTAGTAAGTATTTCCAACtggttgaataaaatttatactttcaGCCGTAAAAAAAAGTGTTCTTTTTCCTCATTGgagaagtgaaagaaaaaactAAGACATTACTAGAAATTAACAATGCAGTTCAACCTTAACCTTGACACTAAGCAATTTAACTCTAAAAATTATAAACTAATCTATGATTAAGTGATAGAAGTTATACATATCTTGTACTCGTGATTTCACATTGCAACaacacaaaattaaattctttcataGGTACTGATATTGCCATGTTACGAACTGCATATAGAAAAGTTAAGTTAACGCTGTTTTCGTATCGTTTGATTTTTCGGTTGAACACCTTCAATTTATCAATAACCAAACAACCAAGTTTCAGAGATTCCTATATCAATTCATCTAATAAAAAGTTTTCAGAAATTGAAAGTTCTCTAAAAGCACATTCTGTTTTTCAATAACAAATGGACAACCTCTCGGTAAAATGCTTCTTCACGTTCCTGGGCTAACTGACACTCATTGCCTGTAATAATCAAAACGAGAACATATGAAATAACCGAGCAAGCATTCTTGGAAACAAACAGTTCACACATCATAGATCAGAAAAATAATTTCCCACCACGTCTAAAAcaagcaaaaggaaaagaaaaaatcaaacagGGTTTTTCTTGTTTGAGTAGGTAGATATAATCCTCAAGGTAAAATTACAACTTCCAAAATTGCTTTAAATCAATCTCAACTACTTAGAAAGTTCCTAAGCTGCTACTTCCTTTTTAAGCTTTGCAAGCTCCTGTCTCACCACACCAGCCCTCTGCAATGTCAACACAAATGAGTCAGATTGATACACAaccacaagggtaaaaagatGATGCAATTAAAAGTAAAGCCAGCTATGTTCAGTTTCGTGAAGGTTATTTCACAAGTACACATTTGGGCGCAAACTAGTTTGTAAGAATAATTGGGACCTTAACAAGTGGCATCTGCATTTTTCAATCAACGAAAACCCAttcttttaactctttcaagTAATCCACGCAAAGTTGTTTGGATAAAAAAACTTTATTTTGTGCCTCATACGACTGACATTAGTTGTGTGACGCTTCTTTTTGTCTCACAAATTGGTGGACCAAAAGTTTGTGGAGCCAAAAGTGTAACATTGGGGTCCACTAACTAGTGAGAGACTAAATGAAGTGAGAATTGAATGCAGTTAAACTTGAATACAAACGCAATCATACCTTGATCTTTGCCAACATAAGCTTAAACCTGTCAAAGTCGTTAAGTGAGGCCCTCCTCTTCTGCACGATCAACTTCCTTCCCCAGGAACTGGACTCCCACTTGCCCTTCACATCTGGGAGGAGATAAAGCAAATGAAAGTTAGTCAAGCTTACAAACTTTTCTTACATATAGTATAAGATACAGACAGAGCTGCTATAGTAATATCCGCCCCAAATCATCTAGAAGAAATGCAGCCACACTTACCGGCAGCATCCATCGCGGCAATCAGGGTCTTCTTCTTTGGAATCCTTTTGATGTCGATTTTGATATCTGTGAGTGAAAGCCTCTTGAAGTTCATCTGGCTCCTCACCATGTCAGGAGCATCAACAAGAGCCTATCAATTTAAAGAGATAGCAATATTGTTAGAATAGATAAGAAAATCATAATTCCAAGTAAACTAAAAAATTCAAGTAACCGTGAGATTGAgtaagcatgaaatacatataAGAAATAGAAAGAAGCCGAAACTCTCTTGAGTGGTCCCTCAAGAAAATAAGATGTGCCCTTGGTGGTATGATAAAATTCACCAGAAGACTAGTTTAGGAAAACTGAACAAagttattttgacattttggacATGATCACTTTAGAACTGTGCCCCACATATCAAAATTTCACTCTTAGATTAACAAAAAACCGATAAAATCACTGGACGGGTCAATGGAGAGTACTACAACTGTGTAGAGGCAAATGTTCCTCATTCTGAGATACTTTATTTGAAAGGTAAATACTCGTTCTGCacagaatatcaacatctcAATCCGAAAAGAACACAGTACTCACTTTTAATGGACAGAATTACAATAATAAGGCTCACTTTTAATTGACAGAACTTTATGGAACCAGCATGCGCTAGAACTGCTTTGGTAACAAAGACAAATATTCAATAATAATAAATGATGTGGAACTGCTAATTTCAAAATCACAAATTCCTTTTCTCAAATCCATATACAAGGCCTCAGACAAGTTTGCTCAATCAAGTTAATATGATCAGACAATGTAGGCATATATAATATTCCATCATAGGCCATGCATGGATCCTACGTTTAAAAAAACTaacaaagtaaaagaaatactatcttcttcttttttctgaaaaaatgtGATAGCAGTTCCAGACCATAAAAATGCATCTGTGCTAAGACCAAGCAATCAAGTTATCAACTACATCTCAACCCAAGCTAGTGGGGATGCactatatgaatcctctatgTATTCCACTGCAATCAATCATATTTACACATCATTTATAAACAGCTggaaagctaaaaaaaataaaatgaaaaccCAATTTTTCCTAGAAATATGTGACCAGCAGCTCCAAACCATAAAAGTTGCATCCACACtgaaatcaatcaatcaatttaCCAAGCCTAATCCAAACTAGTTTGAgattagctatatgaatcctatGTATCCATTCCACTCTATTCAAGCAAATTTATCTTCAATACTGAATAACATCTATCTTTTCAAGATGAATTAGGTGTCCTTTAAAACTAAGGTGGCATGTGCTTTCGCGTTTTTGCAAGGATTGAGTTTGCAGACTCAGTTTTCAAGTTTTCTGAACAATGTGTTTGATTGAGCTCCGTttgcaaaaaaagaaatatttgaaaatcttgaaaaagctcaaaaaacacttttttggcAAAAATTCAGAACCTGAATCTGCAAACTAAAAAACAAAACGCCGTCTAAGGTTACTCTaagctagcgtttggccatagattttcgatcagattttgaaattttttcttcaaatatctgtttggccatgaaagttgatcagatttttaaaatttatcttcaaaatattttcaagttccaaaaaATGGCTCAGGCCCCTTTTTGGGAGAAATTTCACTTCcactcacaaaaattcaaataatCAATTACTCGGGCTCTCCTAAAATGTCGTCGGGTTGCAAAAGTAGTGTctttttggaggatccaacatGGGTGCAGCAAcacttttgaagagtccgagtaactcaGGTAAAATGTATGTCCAAACACCacttcaaaaactcaaattttcaagttacaacttcaaaatctatgGTCAAACGGGAGCTTAATCACAAACATATGCTACACTAATTCTCTAGCAAAACTGAAAAAGAAATCTCAAATGTAAATATTCAGctaaaagcaataaaatagtACCCTATTTTGGTCAATAACGTCAACGATGACGACGAGCTTTCCATAGTCCTTCCCGTAATTAACGAGTGCAACTCTTCCTATCTCCACAAACCTCTTGAACggctaaacaacaaaatcaaacacATTTTTGTTCAAATTTCAATAAACAAAATAGTGAATAAACAATAAAATCAAACACATTTCTGTTCAAATTTCAATAAACAAAATCGTAAAATCGTATATAACTGTGAATTagagaaattagaaaaagtgaaaattcgtaaattaaaatacatttttatttttttcaaatttctataAACAAAATCGTAAAATCGTAAATAACTGTGAATTagagaaattagaaaaagtgaaaattcgtaaattaaaatacatttttatttttttcaaatttctataAACAAAATCGTTGTAGTAACAAACATACATAGTTACtgtgaagaaataaattagagaaattagaaaaagagaaaattcgtaaattaaaatacaattttttttttcaaatttctataAACAAAATCAGAGTAGTAACAAACATACATTACTTTGAAGAAGTGAATTAGACAaattaaaaaagtgaaaattcattaaaaaaaatacattttgtttcaaatgtcaatacattattttttttcaaatttgaataa contains:
- the LOC132050553 gene encoding large ribosomal subunit protein eL14y-like, with translation MVRSQMNFKRLSLTDIKIDIKRIPKKKTLIAAMDAADVKGKWESSSWGRKLIVQKRRASLNDFDRFKLMLAKIKRAGVVRQELAKLKKEVAA